Proteins found in one Salinimonas lutimaris genomic segment:
- a CDS encoding tyrosine-type recombinase/integrase codes for MTIKKKISNATISTLKIEDKRLNDTEISGFHARISPKGRITYFLYYRHNGKQQNVKLGTHPEITPAQARDAAKAAGASVVQGVDPHEHKKELKAQERKSRLTTLEAFLDLQFAPWYSAQYPKSGEREIKNLKKNFPTLLPMQLKDITAAVVERRRTEMMKDKRSNATINRRFTTLKSVMSRAVEWEVIEKHDLKKVKMLREDNTHIRYLSFEEEEALKRALAARDYRIKKDRENGNKHRTERGYPLLPDLSDRTFADHIAPLVIVAMNTGMRKGELLSLTWADINFEREFVTVKAANAKSGKARHIPLNQKAKSALLNWKLDCGSLHWVFEGENGQPIKDFKKAWVALLESAKIIDFRFHDFRHHFASKLVMAGVDLNTTRELLGHGSLDMTLRYAHLAPEHKARAVNLL; via the coding sequence ATGACTATCAAAAAGAAGATCTCAAATGCGACGATTTCCACCCTCAAAATCGAAGATAAGCGGCTAAACGACACAGAGATATCCGGCTTTCATGCGCGCATATCGCCCAAAGGCCGGATTACCTACTTTTTGTACTATCGCCATAACGGTAAACAGCAAAATGTGAAGCTGGGGACTCACCCTGAAATTACTCCCGCGCAAGCCAGGGATGCAGCAAAAGCCGCAGGTGCTTCTGTGGTTCAGGGTGTTGACCCTCACGAGCATAAAAAAGAGTTAAAAGCCCAAGAAAGGAAATCCAGGTTAACCACGCTGGAAGCATTTTTAGATTTACAGTTTGCGCCCTGGTACAGCGCCCAGTATCCCAAGTCTGGCGAACGGGAGATTAAAAATCTCAAAAAGAACTTCCCTACCCTGCTACCCATGCAGCTAAAAGATATTACCGCTGCGGTAGTCGAACGTCGCCGCACAGAAATGATGAAGGATAAACGCAGTAACGCCACCATTAACCGCCGCTTCACTACGCTTAAATCAGTCATGAGCAGAGCGGTTGAATGGGAAGTCATAGAAAAGCACGACCTGAAAAAAGTCAAAATGCTTCGCGAAGACAATACCCATATTCGCTATTTAAGCTTTGAGGAAGAAGAAGCACTGAAACGCGCCCTTGCCGCCCGAGACTATCGTATCAAAAAAGACCGTGAGAATGGCAACAAGCACAGAACCGAGCGTGGTTATCCGCTACTACCAGATTTAAGCGATCGCACGTTTGCGGATCATATAGCGCCTCTGGTGATAGTTGCCATGAATACCGGTATGCGAAAAGGCGAGTTACTTAGCCTGACCTGGGCTGATATTAACTTTGAACGGGAATTTGTAACCGTGAAGGCGGCCAACGCGAAAAGTGGAAAAGCTCGACATATTCCGCTTAATCAGAAAGCCAAGTCGGCGCTATTAAACTGGAAGCTAGATTGTGGTTCCCTGCACTGGGTATTTGAAGGTGAAAACGGCCAGCCAATTAAGGACTTCAAGAAAGCCTGGGTAGCTTTGTTGGAAAGCGCTAAGATTATCGACTTTCGTTTTCATGACTTTCGCCACCACTTTGCTAGCAAACTAGTAATGGCCGGAGTAGATTTGAATACTACCCGTGAGCTACTTGGCCATGGTTCTTTAGATATGACGCTCAGGTACGCACATTTGGCACCTGAGCATAAGGCGAGAGCGGTAAATTTGCTTTAA
- a CDS encoding helix-turn-helix transcriptional regulator yields the protein MTKTITPRLLSEKEASQYICMSRSFLRQARMDGNRENRTPAPPFIKIGRAVRYLREDLDAWLESFVRRTSLYQDERVA from the coding sequence ATGACAAAAACTATCACTCCCCGCCTTTTATCTGAAAAAGAGGCATCTCAATATATCTGTATGAGCCGTTCTTTTCTGCGTCAGGCGCGGATGGACGGCAACCGTGAAAACCGCACACCGGCACCACCGTTTATCAAAATTGGTCGGGCTGTACGTTACCTCCGTGAAGACCTGGATGCTTGGCTGGAAAGCTTTGTTCGTCGCACTTCCCTGTATCAGGATGAGAGGGTGGCGTAA
- a CDS encoding c-type cytochrome has protein sequence MRVKTCLGVAALALVAVVHAQEMSEAEAIAERIKPVGSLHMAGEDGQQAAASGGGGARSGETVYNNACVACHGAGVLNAPKLQVAADWQPRIDERGMDMLLQNAINGYNAMPPKGTCGDCSDDEIQAAIDYMVKGI, from the coding sequence GTGAGAGTAAAAACGTGCCTGGGAGTGGCCGCGCTGGCGCTGGTTGCTGTGGTGCATGCCCAGGAAATGAGTGAAGCAGAGGCTATTGCTGAACGCATTAAGCCGGTTGGCTCATTGCATATGGCCGGTGAAGACGGTCAGCAGGCAGCAGCTTCCGGTGGCGGGGGTGCCCGTTCGGGTGAAACCGTGTATAACAATGCCTGTGTGGCATGCCATGGTGCCGGCGTGTTGAATGCCCCTAAATTGCAGGTAGCTGCTGACTGGCAACCTCGCATTGATGAAAGGGGCATGGATATGCTGCTGCAAAATGCCATTAACGGTTACAACGCTATGCCGCCGAAAGGCACGTGTGGTGATTGCAGCGATGATGAAATTCAGGCCGCCATCGATTACATGGTAAAAGGTATTTAG
- the rep gene encoding DNA helicase Rep has protein sequence MRLNDAQQSAVTYVSGPCLVLAGAGSGKTRVITNKIAYLVRNCDMPARYIAAVTFTNKAAREMKERVAQTLGKPEARGLKVSTFHTLGLNIIKSHVKELGLKPGFSLFDDKDSVALLKDLTEDTIDGDKDQLSLLQSCISNWKNDLLLPDDLLRQATSTGEKEFAEAYRQYQNHLKAYNALDFDDLILLPTLLLKSNEKVRTKMQNKIRYLLVDEYQDTNTSQYELVKLLVGERARFTVVGDDDQSIYSWRGAKPQNLNLLKEDFPRLNVIKLQQNYRSSGRILHCANILIQNNPHLFDKTLFSELDYGMPLKVISAKNEEHEAERVVAELIAHKFMNRTQFKDYAILYRGNHQSRLFEKLLMSNRIPYKISGGMSFFGRAEVKDIMAYLRLLVNQDDDNALLRVINTPHRGIGRATLEKLGNFANELGVSIFAAALHDGLAHVLSGQAYQRVAGFGRWMVELSDNAQRGETKDVLRQMIKSMGYEEWLYEQSTTPKAAEMAMSNVSTLFGWVTSMLEGNDLDPPMTLPEVVNRLILRDMMERGEDDNEADQVQLMTLHASKGLEFPIVFLVGMEEGLLPHQSSIDEDNVEEERRLAYVGITRAQRELIFSLAKERRQFGEVINPEPSRFLDELPPDDVQWENQKPKASKEERQEKGNKSIANLRAMLGGGDN, from the coding sequence ATGCGATTAAACGATGCCCAACAGTCTGCAGTAACATACGTTTCAGGCCCTTGTCTGGTTCTGGCCGGCGCCGGCAGTGGCAAAACCCGTGTGATCACCAACAAAATTGCCTATCTGGTGCGTAACTGCGATATGCCGGCCCGGTACATTGCCGCGGTAACCTTTACTAACAAAGCCGCCCGCGAGATGAAAGAGCGGGTTGCTCAGACGTTAGGTAAGCCGGAGGCGCGGGGGCTGAAAGTCTCTACGTTTCACACGCTGGGTCTGAATATTATCAAGTCGCATGTTAAAGAGCTGGGGCTGAAACCCGGCTTCAGTCTGTTTGATGACAAAGACTCTGTTGCGCTGCTAAAAGACCTGACCGAAGACACCATCGACGGCGATAAAGACCAGTTGTCGTTACTGCAAAGCTGTATCTCTAACTGGAAAAATGACCTGTTGCTGCCCGACGATTTGTTACGACAGGCAACCAGCACGGGCGAAAAAGAGTTTGCTGAGGCTTACCGGCAGTATCAGAACCACCTTAAAGCCTACAATGCACTGGACTTTGATGATCTTATTTTGTTGCCTACATTGCTGCTTAAAAGCAATGAGAAAGTGCGCACCAAAATGCAGAACAAAATTCGGTATCTGCTGGTGGATGAATATCAGGATACCAATACCAGTCAGTACGAGCTGGTCAAGCTGCTGGTAGGCGAGCGAGCCCGGTTTACGGTGGTAGGCGACGACGACCAGTCGATTTATTCCTGGCGGGGTGCCAAGCCGCAAAACCTGAATCTGCTAAAGGAAGATTTTCCGCGCTTAAATGTGATTAAACTTCAGCAAAACTACCGTTCATCCGGTCGCATCCTGCACTGCGCCAATATTCTTATTCAGAATAACCCGCATTTGTTCGACAAAACCCTGTTCTCCGAGCTCGACTATGGCATGCCGCTTAAAGTGATCAGCGCCAAAAACGAAGAACACGAGGCCGAGCGGGTGGTGGCCGAGCTGATTGCGCATAAATTTATGAACCGGACGCAGTTTAAGGATTACGCCATTTTGTATCGGGGTAATCACCAAAGCCGGTTGTTTGAAAAGCTGCTGATGAGTAACCGTATCCCTTATAAAATCAGTGGCGGTATGTCGTTTTTTGGCCGGGCAGAGGTGAAAGACATTATGGCGTACCTGCGTCTGCTGGTGAATCAGGATGACGACAATGCCCTGCTGCGGGTCATCAATACGCCACACCGGGGAATCGGCCGGGCCACGCTGGAAAAGCTGGGTAACTTTGCCAATGAACTGGGCGTGTCGATTTTTGCAGCAGCCCTGCATGATGGTCTGGCTCACGTACTCAGTGGACAGGCCTATCAGCGGGTAGCCGGGTTTGGTCGCTGGATGGTGGAGCTGTCAGATAACGCTCAGCGGGGAGAAACCAAAGATGTTCTGCGCCAGATGATCAAATCCATGGGGTATGAGGAGTGGTTGTACGAGCAGAGCACCACGCCTAAAGCCGCGGAAATGGCCATGTCGAATGTCAGTACCCTGTTTGGCTGGGTAACCAGCATGCTTGAGGGCAATGATCTGGACCCGCCCATGACCTTGCCGGAAGTGGTCAACCGGCTGATACTGCGTGACATGATGGAGCGCGGCGAGGATGACAACGAAGCTGACCAGGTTCAGCTGATGACTTTGCATGCCTCAAAAGGTCTGGAGTTTCCGATTGTGTTTCTGGTAGGCATGGAAGAAGGTTTGCTGCCGCATCAAAGCAGTATTGATGAAGACAATGTAGAAGAAGAGCGCCGACTGGCCTACGTGGGGATTACCCGTGCCCAGCGCGAGCTGATTTTCTCGCTGGCCAAAGAACGCCGCCAGTTTGGTGAAGTGATTAACCCAGAGCCCAGCCGTTTTCTGGATGAATTGCCGCCCGACGATGTGCAGTGGGAAAACCAGAAGCCCAAAGCCAGTAAGGAAGAGCGTCAGGAGAAGGGCAATAAGAGTATTGCTAACCTGCGTGCCATGTTGGGTGGCGGTGACAATTAA
- a CDS encoding TonB-dependent receptor, producing MKLKKLSLYFPLLAFSALSLQALAQETANEEKEAEENNGIETIMVTAQRKSESLQEAAVPMVAADQKSLTQQGLDSGQDLGRLTPSLGISAGGGPLTSVFIRGVGALTVNPLTDAAVAQNIDGVYLGRSSGAAGQGLYDLERVEVLKGPQGTLYGRNATGGVVNYIPMKPQLLETSGYGQLELGNYSRVGFQGAFNTAVGDDAALRLSVNTLQYDGYSDDGTNDADNVSFRAQFLYKPSEDFDIRFAVDYSENNAIGQAGDLVGTFSNETGNLTEFFPSGLGAFSGPTSDAANAIRTGVLHTPSFAPYQPLNIDDLGQDVSFTGYMAELNYTMKPGTLTIIPAYRESEQDYTFVGPGFAPAKTSEKNEQTSIETRFATDFDGPLNGILGAFYFDEEIQTSGVFAQNYASPIQNYENGGDSWAIFGQATYDISEVFRLNLGLRYTEDSKYAEGISDTFVTFCGGAPFTGNFLTPPDSFANGCASGAMPAHPVISDREAFIGYFVDEGLIAPDSVATVPGMGPPPFYNLTIPGGATPQIGAIVNVGEGYIASDLDYSETTYRVGLEYDIAEDSLLYATFETGYRAGGVDLSLAAPTYDPEYIDAFTIGSKNRFLDNTLQLNLEAFHWKYDGQQVTYFTTLDSASSFPIANGDATIQGLDVDMIWRVGRDTTISGTAQFLDATYDSLTLVSDPGEGRFGCASIGVTGDLESYDCSGQSLLYSPDFGANLAINHVIDFDEYNLSLTAQASHRGKQSTNFLFVEATNAESYVTLDLDATLMSSTSNFDWTLSLFVRNVTDEQYVTNSQVNNRGLTYNAFNPPRTFGLRLKTEFY from the coding sequence ATGAAACTAAAAAAATTGTCCCTATATTTCCCGCTTTTAGCATTCTCCGCGCTATCACTACAAGCGCTGGCTCAAGAGACCGCAAATGAAGAAAAGGAGGCTGAAGAGAACAATGGCATTGAAACAATTATGGTTACAGCGCAGCGCAAGAGCGAGTCGCTGCAAGAGGCCGCTGTCCCTATGGTTGCGGCTGACCAGAAATCGTTAACCCAGCAAGGGCTTGACTCTGGTCAGGATCTTGGAAGACTAACGCCGTCACTCGGTATCAGTGCCGGTGGCGGCCCCCTGACAAGTGTTTTCATCCGCGGTGTCGGCGCACTGACTGTAAACCCGCTAACTGATGCCGCAGTGGCTCAGAATATTGATGGTGTTTATCTGGGTCGCTCCAGTGGCGCAGCCGGTCAGGGTCTGTATGATCTGGAACGGGTTGAGGTTCTTAAAGGCCCGCAAGGCACGCTGTATGGCCGTAATGCTACGGGGGGCGTGGTTAACTACATTCCCATGAAACCTCAGCTATTAGAAACGTCAGGTTACGGTCAGCTTGAATTGGGTAACTATTCAAGAGTCGGTTTTCAGGGCGCATTTAATACGGCCGTTGGTGACGACGCTGCTCTGCGCCTGTCAGTTAATACACTGCAGTACGACGGCTATTCAGACGATGGTACGAATGACGCTGACAATGTTTCTTTCAGAGCTCAGTTTTTATATAAACCGTCTGAAGATTTTGATATCCGATTTGCTGTCGATTACTCCGAGAACAACGCGATTGGTCAGGCAGGCGACCTGGTTGGCACATTTAGCAATGAGACAGGCAATCTGACGGAATTCTTCCCTTCTGGTCTCGGTGCATTTTCAGGCCCGACCTCAGACGCCGCTAACGCTATTCGAACTGGTGTATTGCATACTCCATCGTTTGCTCCCTACCAGCCGCTGAATATCGATGACTTAGGGCAGGATGTGTCGTTTACAGGCTATATGGCTGAGCTTAACTACACCATGAAACCGGGTACGCTTACCATTATCCCTGCTTATCGAGAGTCGGAACAAGACTATACGTTTGTTGGTCCTGGCTTTGCTCCTGCAAAAACCAGTGAGAAAAACGAGCAAACCAGTATAGAGACGCGCTTTGCCACAGACTTTGACGGTCCGCTTAACGGTATTCTGGGTGCCTTTTACTTTGATGAAGAAATTCAAACCAGTGGGGTGTTTGCACAAAACTATGCTTCACCCATTCAAAATTACGAAAATGGCGGCGATTCCTGGGCTATATTTGGTCAGGCTACATACGATATCTCTGAAGTATTTCGTCTGAACCTGGGGTTGCGTTACACCGAAGACAGTAAATATGCCGAAGGTATCAGCGATACATTTGTTACATTCTGTGGCGGTGCGCCTTTTACCGGCAACTTCCTGACCCCTCCTGACAGTTTTGCCAATGGTTGTGCGTCAGGCGCTATGCCGGCTCACCCTGTTATCTCTGATCGAGAAGCGTTTATTGGTTACTTTGTTGATGAAGGATTGATTGCTCCTGATTCTGTTGCCACCGTACCAGGCATGGGACCCCCTCCTTTCTACAACCTGACCATTCCTGGTGGCGCTACTCCACAAATCGGTGCCATCGTTAATGTGGGCGAAGGCTACATAGCGTCAGACCTTGACTACAGTGAAACAACGTACCGGGTTGGCCTGGAATATGACATAGCAGAAGACAGCTTGCTGTATGCTACATTTGAAACCGGTTATCGCGCAGGGGGAGTCGACTTATCTCTGGCGGCGCCTACTTATGATCCTGAATATATTGACGCCTTTACCATTGGTTCAAAAAATCGCTTTTTAGACAATACTCTTCAACTTAACCTGGAAGCCTTCCACTGGAAGTATGACGGACAGCAAGTCACGTATTTCACTACGTTAGACAGTGCCTCGTCATTCCCGATTGCAAACGGTGACGCCACTATTCAGGGTTTGGATGTGGATATGATTTGGCGAGTAGGTCGCGACACCACCATTAGTGGTACTGCTCAGTTCCTGGATGCCACCTATGACTCGTTAACGCTGGTATCGGACCCCGGTGAAGGTCGTTTTGGGTGCGCCTCTATTGGTGTAACCGGTGATCTTGAAAGTTACGACTGTTCAGGTCAAAGCTTGCTTTACTCTCCGGACTTCGGGGCAAACCTGGCAATAAATCACGTTATCGATTTTGATGAGTACAATCTTTCTTTAACGGCACAGGCATCGCATCGTGGCAAACAATCGACTAACTTCCTGTTTGTTGAGGCTACAAATGCGGAGTCTTATGTCACGCTGGATCTGGATGCAACACTGATGTCATCTACCAGCAACTTTGACTGGACGCTGTCATTATTCGTGCGCAATGTTACTGATGAACAATACGTCACGAATTCACAGGTTAATAACCGGGGGCTTACTTACAACGCCTTTAATCCACCGCGTACCTTTGGTCTGCGCCTGAAAACAGAATTTTACTAA
- a CDS encoding sensor domain-containing diguanylate cyclase, whose product MSTDSMQNELSADELRELIPQLQQLTEKYKRAERVQKALFDISELSSSVSNLNRLYSAIHEIIGDFMNADNFFVAFYERDVNLINFAYFVDEFDEQTIQQVPAEKLMDGITGYILKTGNHVFLDSQNTAQFEQDTGVKMVGAAPHQFLGVPLKRGTQVIGAMVVQTYDQDVTYSSEDLEVLLFVSQHIVTTVDRVKSRELTERTIRERTRQLRKINDDLQEEILERQKVEQLQHALFEISELAAKQDGDMDVFYANLHEILARLISAPNCFIAMIDEEQKMLHFPYFSDAESDTVEARPLGLGLTEFVLRTGQAELINPPRVLELAEAGEIDVTAAQRMLSSSNSWLGSPLVVDGEISGVIAIQTYGQLAKYTARDLELLRFVSHHIAVAMERKHSAEAIQRYNHQLEERVKERTEEIKEVNQSLREQIEERKEMELKLIHDAHHDSLTDLPNRAMFTSRLELALASKQRYTDNMFAVLFIDLDRFKVINDTLGHHAGDEFLIEVSRRITECIRGHDLLARLGGDEFVVLLDNFADTTDVEEVASRIIDSVSEPFVLEGKEMYSGASVGIANIEPYYRTADEVLRDADAAMYQAKTLGRGRLVMFDKSMRERLLEELELENEFRRALRDEEFDCYLQPVVGLQDEQALYHEMYVRWSHPHFGKVAREQFRQVAEQSGLTLDLDLFQLDKACLLLNNWEGADKPARIAVNVSINHLLQPSLVNKIIQRVESHGTTPSSLVFELDENDLNRRSQFILPAIKKLKRAGITLVLDNFGSGLASLSYLFAYPFDFIKIDHRFVKSLPRSQRNLKLIQSVMLISEHLKFQVIAEGVDTSAQLAALREINCNYVQGKMLTQPKPLNLSRLAG is encoded by the coding sequence ATGTCGACGGATTCGATGCAGAACGAGCTTTCAGCGGATGAACTACGAGAGCTTATTCCGCAATTACAGCAGCTAACTGAAAAATACAAACGTGCTGAACGCGTGCAAAAAGCATTGTTTGATATTTCAGAGTTATCGAGTTCAGTCAGCAACCTCAACCGTCTGTACAGCGCTATTCACGAGATTATCGGCGACTTCATGAATGCCGATAACTTCTTTGTTGCTTTTTACGAGCGCGATGTAAACCTGATTAATTTTGCCTACTTTGTGGATGAGTTTGACGAACAAACCATTCAACAGGTACCCGCGGAAAAACTGATGGATGGGATTACCGGCTATATTTTAAAAACCGGCAATCATGTGTTTCTGGATAGCCAAAACACGGCGCAGTTTGAGCAGGATACCGGCGTTAAAATGGTTGGCGCAGCCCCGCATCAGTTTCTGGGTGTACCGCTTAAACGCGGCACGCAGGTTATTGGTGCCATGGTGGTACAAACCTACGATCAGGATGTAACATATTCCAGCGAAGACCTGGAAGTACTGCTGTTTGTGTCCCAGCATATTGTGACCACGGTTGACCGGGTAAAAAGCCGGGAGTTGACCGAACGGACCATTCGGGAGCGCACCCGTCAGCTGCGTAAAATCAATGATGATCTGCAGGAAGAGATTCTGGAGCGCCAGAAGGTAGAGCAGCTTCAACATGCCCTGTTTGAAATTTCAGAGCTGGCCGCCAAGCAGGATGGCGATATGGATGTGTTTTATGCCAACCTGCATGAAATTCTGGCCCGTCTTATCAGTGCTCCCAACTGCTTTATTGCCATGATCGATGAAGAGCAGAAAATGCTTCACTTCCCCTATTTCAGTGATGCAGAGAGCGACACGGTCGAAGCCCGGCCGCTGGGCCTGGGGCTAACCGAATTTGTGCTGCGCACCGGTCAGGCTGAACTGATCAACCCGCCCCGGGTACTGGAGCTGGCAGAAGCCGGTGAGATTGATGTTACCGCCGCCCAGCGTATGTTATCCAGTTCGAACTCCTGGCTGGGATCGCCGCTTGTGGTGGATGGGGAAATATCCGGGGTCATAGCTATTCAAACCTACGGCCAGCTGGCCAAATACACCGCCCGGGATCTAGAACTGCTACGGTTTGTGTCTCACCATATTGCCGTGGCCATGGAGCGTAAACACAGCGCCGAAGCTATTCAGCGTTACAACCATCAGCTTGAAGAGCGGGTAAAAGAGCGCACCGAAGAAATTAAAGAAGTAAACCAGAGCCTGCGTGAACAGATTGAAGAGCGTAAGGAGATGGAACTTAAGCTGATTCACGATGCCCATCACGACTCACTGACTGACCTGCCAAACCGAGCCATGTTCACCAGCCGGCTAGAACTGGCGCTGGCCAGTAAGCAGCGTTATACCGACAACATGTTCGCGGTACTGTTTATTGACCTGGACCGCTTCAAGGTCATTAACGATACTCTGGGACATCATGCTGGCGATGAGTTTTTGATTGAAGTATCACGGCGCATTACAGAGTGTATTCGCGGCCATGATCTGCTGGCCCGGCTAGGCGGTGATGAATTTGTGGTGCTGCTGGATAACTTCGCTGATACCACAGATGTGGAAGAAGTGGCCTCGCGAATTATCGACTCTGTCTCTGAACCCTTTGTGCTGGAAGGTAAGGAAATGTATTCCGGCGCCAGTGTGGGTATTGCCAACATTGAGCCGTACTATCGCACTGCTGATGAAGTACTTCGGGATGCCGACGCGGCCATGTATCAGGCAAAAACACTGGGCCGGGGCCGGCTGGTGATGTTTGATAAAAGTATGCGCGAACGTTTGCTGGAAGAGTTGGAACTGGAAAACGAATTTCGCCGTGCCCTGCGTGATGAGGAATTTGATTGTTACCTGCAACCGGTTGTTGGCTTGCAAGACGAGCAGGCGCTGTATCATGAGATGTATGTACGCTGGTCTCACCCGCATTTTGGTAAAGTGGCCCGGGAACAGTTCCGTCAGGTAGCTGAACAAAGCGGACTGACGCTGGATCTGGATTTATTTCAGCTGGATAAAGCCTGCCTGTTGCTCAATAACTGGGAAGGGGCGGATAAACCCGCACGTATCGCGGTAAATGTGTCGATAAACCATCTTCTGCAACCCTCTCTGGTGAACAAAATTATTCAGCGAGTAGAGTCTCATGGCACCACACCGTCGAGCCTGGTGTTTGAACTGGATGAGAATGATCTGAACCGACGTTCTCAGTTTATTTTACCGGCCATCAAAAAACTGAAACGGGCCGGTATTACGCTGGTTCTGGACAACTTTGGTAGTGGGCTGGCATCACTGAGCTACCTGTTCGCCTACCCTTTTGACTTTATTAAAATTGATCACCGGTTTGTTAAGTCCCTGCCCCGCTCGCAGCGCAACCTGAAACTGATTCAGTCGGTTATGCTGATCTCTGAGCACCTGAAATTTCAGGTCATTGCCGAAGGGGTGGACACGAGCGCCCAGCTGGCCGCGCTCAGAGAAATCAACTGCAACTATGTGCAGGGTAAGATGCTCACCCAGCCCAAACCCCTAAATCTGAGCCGGCTGGCCGGTTAA
- a CDS encoding replication endonuclease: MRRFKESELSKTLDLMGGFMGDFYRSLHVDDRIFVKGLISHFPAEVQRILADRYQAFDKPFNANSYIRDMTGKLNALLPAKLIPYFNAGENELRELAKENARRCKRFELNHIRQQHKLPEKSENPVNGIQFPLTASARFVNGFGIAAPEESNSVTLTGVLRRMQDEYWWLRQLRKVISRKRETVLIHLGQVNSRKGKYCSDYTVQFRLIQKELQREMLENLIIVNELNESFSLAELSDKNVSNPVNRKNELMTRMSGFEKLSKEAGHKAIFVTITCPSRFHNTYAKSGDPNPKWDGSTPRDAQDYLNNIWRRIRAELDRRSIQQYGFRIAEPQHDGTPHWHMLLFINPIHSDTFKSVIKDYALQEDGDEAGAQENRCDFKDIDYSRGSATGYIAKYVSKNVNGEQLDSDIDGGDAIHAAQRVEAWASCWGIRQFQQIGNGSVTVWRELRRLKQLVGLSETFDAIYEAADSGDWAKFVELMGGVFCKRNDQPIRPLYQEKVNEETGEVKQSYFDGVVTLALKGVQYADKEVITRVYEWRIEHQSKRAA; the protein is encoded by the coding sequence GTGCGTCGATTTAAAGAATCGGAACTGTCTAAAACCCTGGATTTAATGGGCGGCTTTATGGGCGATTTTTATCGCTCACTGCATGTTGATGACCGAATTTTTGTTAAAGGGCTTATTTCTCATTTTCCGGCCGAGGTACAGCGCATACTGGCAGACAGATACCAGGCATTTGATAAGCCGTTTAATGCTAATTCCTATATACGGGACATGACCGGCAAACTGAATGCTTTGTTACCGGCAAAGCTAATTCCTTATTTCAATGCTGGGGAGAACGAGCTTCGCGAACTTGCCAAAGAAAATGCCCGCCGCTGTAAACGCTTTGAACTAAATCATATCAGGCAACAACACAAGCTACCTGAAAAGTCGGAAAATCCCGTTAACGGGATCCAGTTTCCGTTAACGGCTTCAGCGCGGTTCGTTAACGGGTTTGGTATTGCTGCGCCCGAAGAATCAAATTCCGTTACGTTAACGGGCGTACTTCGTCGTATGCAGGATGAATACTGGTGGTTACGTCAGTTACGTAAGGTTATTAGCCGTAAACGGGAAACAGTGCTTATTCACCTGGGCCAGGTAAACAGCCGTAAAGGTAAATACTGTAGTGACTACACGGTTCAGTTTCGCCTGATTCAAAAAGAGCTACAGCGTGAAATGCTGGAAAATCTGATTATCGTTAACGAGCTGAACGAGTCTTTTTCGTTAGCAGAATTATCAGATAAAAACGTCTCGAATCCCGTTAACAGAAAAAACGAGCTGATGACACGTATGTCTGGCTTTGAAAAGCTTTCAAAGGAAGCCGGACACAAAGCGATATTTGTTACCATTACCTGCCCTTCCCGCTTTCATAATACCTACGCTAAGTCAGGCGATCCAAACCCGAAATGGGATGGTTCAACACCCCGCGATGCCCAGGACTATCTAAATAATATTTGGCGGCGTATTCGGGCAGAGTTAGACCGTCGTAGTATTCAGCAATATGGTTTTCGCATTGCTGAGCCTCAGCACGACGGCACGCCACACTGGCACATGCTTTTGTTTATCAACCCTATCCACTCTGACACCTTTAAGTCAGTAATTAAAGATTATGCCCTTCAGGAAGACGGCGACGAAGCCGGTGCACAGGAAAACCGTTGTGATTTTAAAGATATTGATTATAGCCGTGGTAGTGCTACTGGCTACATTGCGAAATACGTCAGTAAGAATGTTAATGGCGAACAACTTGATAGTGATATTGATGGCGGTGACGCTATACACGCAGCTCAACGGGTGGAAGCCTGGGCAAGCTGCTGGGGCATTCGCCAGTTCCAACAAATCGGTAACGGCTCAGTCACCGTATGGCGGGAACTTCGACGGCTAAAGCAACTTGTTGGTTTATCTGAAACCTTCGACGCAATTTATGAAGCTGCTGATAGTGGCGACTGGGCAAAATTTGTGGAGTTGATGGGCGGCGTGTTCTGCAAGCGAAACGACCAGCCTATCAGGCCGCTGTATCAGGAAAAGGTGAACGAGGAAACCGGCGAAGTGAAGCAAAGCTACTTTGACGGTGTAGTTACCCTGGCATTAAAAGGCGTGCAGTATGCAGATAAAGAAGTTATCACCCGCGTTTACGAATGGCGCATTGAACATCAATCGAAGAGAGCCGCATAG